In a single window of the Palaemon carinicauda isolate YSFRI2023 chromosome 10, ASM3689809v2, whole genome shotgun sequence genome:
- the LOC137647915 gene encoding uncharacterized protein, whose amino-acid sequence MDFQLQCLGDFKIRRTLVPPDFGEVSSYQLHHFADSSKTGYGVATYLPIVSKNNQVNSTLVMGRVRIAPLKRPSIPRMELTAAAVAAQLDCKIRYVNTSTYPADLASRGLDVDKLLESSLWLTGPEFLCQEQDSWPALPDEVKRAELDADPEVKQSAPIFSMVVPEPILVEKIAAKFSSWTKIVRIIA is encoded by the exons atggacttccaacttcagtgtctaggagacttcaagatcagaagaactctggtgcctccagactttggggaggtatcatcgtaccaacttcaccattttgcggactCAAGCAAGACAGGATATGGCGTGGCCACGTATCTGCCCATagtaagcaagaataaccaagtgaacagtacactggttatgggtcgagtTCGTatagctcccctcaagagaccaagcattccacgaatggaattgactgcagctgctgtggcagctcaacttgattgcaagatcag GTATGTGAATACCTCTACGtaccctgcagacctggcctctcggggTCTTGATGTGGACAAAttgctggagtcgtcgctgtggctgacaggaccagaattcctgtgtcaagagcaggacagttggccagctcttcctgacgaagtgaagcgagcagaactagatgcagatccagaagttaagcagtctgcacccatcttcagtATGGTTGTGCCGGAACCAATCTTAGTAGAaaagattgctgccaagttctcttcatggaccaagatagtgcgaatcatcgcttGA